From the genome of Mesorhizobium japonicum MAFF 303099, one region includes:
- a CDS encoding MFS transporter, protein MNLTAGQKKTVLASFLGWTLDAFDFFLLTFLLTDIASEFHTDVPAVSKALFLTLATRFIGAFFFGMLADKYGRKPMLMLNIVSYSVIGALAAFSPNLGIFLALRALFGIAMGGEWGLGSSLAMESIPPSARGMVSGILQCGYPAGYLLAAVVYGLLYQQTIGGYTIGWRAMFLLSFLPALIVLFIRSHVPESPAFVEARKSVKPGLLETLQKHWGIALYAVVLMMFFNFFSHGTQDLYPTFLKKQHGFDPHTVSWITIVANLGAIVGGLTFGALSEKIGRVNAITLACLIALPSIPLWAYSTTPFMLAIGAFVMQVAVQGAWGVIPVHLNELSPGSVRATLPGFIYQAGNLAASYGGPFQAGIAEAPGGSYGYALALFAGVVAICIIVVIRFSPERRGQVMTVLG, encoded by the coding sequence TTGAATCTCACCGCCGGGCAGAAGAAAACCGTTTTGGCCTCATTCCTGGGCTGGACGCTCGACGCTTTTGATTTCTTCCTTCTGACATTCCTGCTCACCGATATTGCCAGTGAATTCCACACTGATGTCCCGGCGGTCTCGAAGGCACTGTTCCTGACCTTGGCGACGCGCTTCATCGGCGCGTTTTTCTTTGGCATGCTCGCCGACAAATACGGGCGCAAGCCCATGCTCATGCTCAACATCGTCAGCTATTCGGTGATCGGCGCGCTCGCCGCCTTCTCGCCCAATCTCGGCATTTTCCTGGCCCTGCGCGCGCTGTTCGGCATTGCCATGGGCGGCGAATGGGGGCTCGGCAGTTCGCTCGCCATGGAGTCCATTCCGCCCAGCGCCCGCGGCATGGTCTCGGGCATCCTGCAATGCGGCTATCCCGCCGGCTACCTCCTGGCGGCGGTGGTCTACGGCCTGCTCTATCAGCAGACGATCGGCGGCTACACGATCGGCTGGCGCGCCATGTTCCTGCTTTCCTTCTTGCCGGCGCTGATCGTGCTCTTCATCCGCTCGCATGTGCCGGAATCGCCGGCCTTCGTCGAGGCACGGAAATCCGTCAAACCGGGGCTTCTGGAAACGCTGCAGAAACACTGGGGCATCGCGCTCTATGCCGTCGTGCTGATGATGTTCTTCAACTTCTTCAGCCATGGCACGCAGGACCTCTACCCGACCTTCCTGAAGAAGCAGCACGGCTTCGATCCGCACACGGTGAGCTGGATCACCATCGTCGCCAATCTCGGCGCCATCGTCGGCGGCCTGACGTTCGGCGCACTGTCCGAGAAGATCGGCCGCGTCAACGCCATCACCCTTGCCTGTCTGATCGCGCTGCCGTCGATCCCGCTCTGGGCCTACAGCACAACGCCCTTCATGCTGGCCATCGGCGCTTTCGTCATGCAGGTCGCGGTCCAGGGCGCCTGGGGCGTCATTCCGGTGCACCTCAACGAACTTTCGCCGGGCTCGGTGCGAGCCACCTTGCCCGGCTTCATCTATCAGGCCGGCAATCTCGCGGCGTCCTATGGCGGCCCGTTTCAGGCGGGAATCGCGGAAGCGCCTGGAGGCAGCTACGGTTACGCGCTGGCGCTTTTCGCCGGCGTCGTCGCCATCTGCATCATCGTCGTCATCCGCTTCAGCCCGGAACGGCGCGGCCAGGTGATGACCGTCCTGGGTTGA
- a CDS encoding EamA family transporter produces the protein MTLFVFFAVLAAAAMHAIWNALVKVHLDRFLSITLMTLGMGFAALFVLPFVEFPKAEVWPFILASVVFHMGYRTFLIGAYRAGDFAQTYPLARGTAPLLAALGGIVVVQEVPAPFAILGILLLSAGTLVMSFRGGAHLERLNLRAVGFALGTSIFIASYTLSDGSGARLAATAQSYAAWLFVCDATWALVLCVVFRGPQSLPVLARDWKAGLFTGVLSGAAYWIVMWAMTKAPIASVASLRETSILFAMLISVYALGEKMTGWRGAAALSIVAGVIALRLG, from the coding sequence ATGACGCTTTTCGTGTTCTTCGCGGTGCTTGCCGCGGCCGCCATGCACGCGATCTGGAACGCACTGGTCAAGGTGCATCTCGACCGCTTCCTGTCGATCACGCTGATGACATTGGGCATGGGGTTTGCCGCGCTGTTCGTGCTGCCTTTCGTCGAGTTCCCGAAGGCCGAGGTCTGGCCATTCATTCTCGCTTCGGTGGTCTTCCACATGGGCTACCGAACCTTCCTGATCGGCGCCTACAGGGCCGGCGATTTCGCCCAGACCTATCCGCTGGCGCGCGGCACCGCACCTTTGCTGGCAGCACTTGGTGGCATCGTGGTGGTGCAGGAGGTGCCGGCGCCGTTTGCCATTCTCGGCATCCTGCTTTTGTCGGCCGGCACGCTGGTGATGTCGTTTCGCGGCGGCGCGCATCTGGAAAGGCTGAACCTGCGTGCGGTCGGTTTTGCGCTAGGCACCTCGATCTTTATCGCCAGCTATACTCTGTCCGACGGCAGCGGTGCGCGGCTGGCGGCGACGGCGCAAAGCTACGCGGCGTGGCTGTTCGTCTGCGACGCGACGTGGGCACTGGTGCTGTGCGTGGTCTTCCGCGGACCGCAGTCACTGCCCGTGCTGGCGCGCGACTGGAAGGCCGGGCTGTTCACCGGCGTGCTCAGCGGCGCTGCCTACTGGATCGTGATGTGGGCGATGACCAAGGCGCCGATCGCCTCGGTGGCATCGCTGCGCGAAACCTCGATCCTGTTCGCCATGCTGATCTCGGTCTACGCGCTTGGCGAGAAGATGACGGGCTGGCGCGGCGCCGCCGCGCTCAGCATCGTTGCCGGTGTCATCGCCCTCAGACTTGGCTAG
- a CDS encoding endonuclease/exonuclease/phosphatase family protein, protein MKLVSYNIQYGFGSDGRYDLSRAARIVDGADIIALQEVERHWQRSRFDDQPELLSRLLSGYHWVYGPAFDMDASERRDGRLINRRRQFGTMVLSKLPIVWSRLHALPMRRTLRPLNTRNAALECMIRTPAGPVRVLSLHLAHIAAEERLEQIDYLLAEHRRAPSEGGPWSGIDDEPSRNWTSGEIEPENPLAAIWMGDFNMEPGSAEYRRIVGRTPYHRGAAYLDGFVDAAAVAIELAGDFHTHEKIIDGRLAKRRLDHCFVGGVFARRVRSVRSDIGEMASDHFPVRVDIDLETPLGSGGR, encoded by the coding sequence ATGAAGCTGGTCAGCTACAACATCCAGTACGGGTTCGGCAGCGACGGCCGCTACGATCTTTCGCGCGCGGCGCGGATCGTCGACGGCGCCGACATCATTGCCTTGCAGGAGGTCGAGCGGCACTGGCAGCGCAGCCGTTTCGACGACCAGCCGGAGCTGCTGTCGCGCCTGCTGTCCGGGTATCACTGGGTCTACGGCCCGGCCTTCGACATGGATGCCAGCGAGCGGCGCGACGGTCGTCTGATCAATCGGCGTCGGCAGTTCGGCACCATGGTTTTGTCGAAGCTGCCAATTGTCTGGTCGCGCCTGCATGCACTGCCGATGCGCCGGACGCTCAGGCCACTCAACACGCGCAACGCGGCGCTCGAATGCATGATCCGTACGCCGGCTGGCCCGGTGCGGGTCCTGTCCTTGCATCTCGCCCATATCGCCGCTGAAGAGCGGCTGGAGCAGATCGATTATCTGCTCGCCGAACACCGCCGTGCGCCGTCCGAAGGCGGGCCGTGGAGCGGCATCGATGACGAGCCTTCGCGCAACTGGACCAGCGGCGAGATCGAGCCGGAAAATCCGCTGGCGGCAATCTGGATGGGCGATTTCAACATGGAGCCGGGCAGCGCCGAATACCGCCGCATCGTCGGCCGCACGCCCTATCATCGGGGTGCGGCCTATCTCGACGGCTTCGTCGATGCCGCAGCCGTGGCGATCGAGCTGGCTGGTGACTTCCACACCCACGAGAAGATCATCGACGGCAGGCTGGCAAAGCGCCGGCTCGACCATTGTTTCGTCGGCGGGGTGTTCGCGAGGCGGGTCCGCTCGGTCAGATCCGACATAGGCGAAATGGCGTCCGACCACTTTCCGGTCCGGGTCGACATCGATCTCGAAACGCCGCTTGGCTCGGGAGGTCGATAG
- a CDS encoding cation:proton antiporter produces the protein MALFELTLVLLLTAVALTALSRRLEVPYPSLLALAGVGIAFVPGAPMIEIDPELALALFIAPVLLDAAYDTSLRDLKRYRLSLLLLALGAVVFTTVVVAFVGWKMAGLPIAAAIALGAIVAPPDAVAASAVLGQFKVPHRITAILQGESLLNDATALLIYRLAVSAALGSIMLSNAIPVILLSTIGSLIAGYLLGRLSLLTLTRIEDAASSTVVQFAGTFGVWILADKLGLSAIITIVVYAITIARRAPRRMSARRRVSTYSVWESAVFVLNVLAFVLMGLQARSIVGRLSGEGQGEAFLFAATVLVVVIVARLVWVASYVAIIRWFARVGSEDKKRDLPTFGGAVLVGWCGMRGLVTLVVAIALPAGFPGRDPIVLAAFAVVLGTLVLQGMTLKPLLRILDFDPDRTIDNEVAQARVAVMQAALDVLSRKTSAAAAVVREQYEAQRVIAENPEDAQAATEYDRLRLYAINRQRDTLEELRSNGTIGDEAYHRLEEEIDWAELAASPAGRFQPLTTD, from the coding sequence CCTGCTTCTGACTGCTGTCGCGCTGACGGCGCTGTCGCGACGGCTGGAGGTCCCCTATCCGTCGCTGCTGGCCTTGGCCGGGGTTGGCATCGCCTTCGTGCCTGGCGCACCAATGATCGAGATCGATCCGGAACTGGCGCTTGCCCTGTTCATCGCGCCGGTGCTTCTCGATGCCGCCTATGACACGTCGCTGCGCGACCTGAAGCGCTACCGGCTGTCGCTGCTGCTTTTGGCGCTTGGCGCCGTCGTCTTCACCACTGTCGTGGTTGCCTTCGTCGGCTGGAAGATGGCCGGCCTGCCGATCGCCGCGGCAATCGCGCTCGGCGCCATCGTCGCGCCGCCGGATGCGGTGGCGGCATCCGCCGTGCTCGGGCAATTCAAGGTGCCGCACCGCATCACCGCCATCCTGCAGGGCGAAAGCCTGCTCAACGATGCCACCGCGCTCTTGATCTACCGGCTGGCGGTGTCGGCGGCACTCGGCTCGATCATGCTGAGCAACGCCATTCCGGTGATCCTGCTGTCAACGATCGGCAGCCTGATCGCCGGTTACCTGCTTGGCCGCCTCTCGCTGCTGACGCTTACCCGCATCGAGGATGCGGCGAGCAGCACCGTGGTGCAGTTCGCCGGGACATTCGGCGTGTGGATACTGGCCGACAAGCTCGGCCTTTCCGCCATCATCACCATCGTCGTCTATGCCATCACGATTGCGCGCAGGGCGCCGCGCCGCATGTCGGCGCGACGTCGTGTGAGCACCTATTCAGTCTGGGAGTCGGCGGTGTTCGTTCTCAACGTGCTGGCTTTCGTGCTGATGGGCCTGCAGGCACGGTCGATCGTCGGCCGGCTTTCCGGCGAAGGACAAGGTGAGGCCTTTCTGTTTGCCGCAACTGTGCTGGTTGTCGTCATCGTGGCACGCCTTGTCTGGGTGGCGAGCTACGTCGCGATCATACGGTGGTTTGCCCGCGTCGGCAGCGAAGACAAAAAGCGGGATTTGCCAACATTTGGCGGGGCCGTGCTGGTCGGCTGGTGCGGCATGCGGGGGCTGGTGACGCTGGTGGTGGCCATTGCGCTGCCGGCCGGCTTTCCCGGGCGTGACCCGATCGTGCTTGCCGCCTTCGCGGTGGTTCTGGGCACGCTGGTGCTGCAGGGGATGACGCTGAAGCCTTTGCTGCGGATACTCGACTTCGACCCGGACAGAACGATCGACAATGAGGTTGCGCAAGCGCGTGTTGCCGTCATGCAGGCGGCACTCGACGTGCTGAGCCGCAAGACATCGGCTGCGGCGGCTGTTGTGCGCGAGCAGTACGAGGCCCAGCGCGTGATTGCGGAAAACCCGGAAGACGCACAGGCGGCAACCGAATATGACCGGCTGCGCCTCTACGCCATCAACCGTCAACGCGACACGCTGGAGGAATTGCGCAGCAACGGCACGATCGGCGACGAGGCCTACCACCGGTTGGAAGAGGAAATCGACTGGGCGGAACTGGCGGCGTCGCCAGCGGGACGATTCCAGCCGTTGACGACAGATTAG